Part of the Mauremys mutica isolate MM-2020 ecotype Southern chromosome 1, ASM2049712v1, whole genome shotgun sequence genome is shown below.
gtctgagtagagagtccacatatccagacagtccttcagtgagagtgccaatgcccgagatgatggggcatccaggatttccaggtttgtggatcttgggtagtagatagattaaccctggtcagggctctaagggtatgttgatttgttccagtgttagtgtagggagtgtcctgagtagatgatgcagtttcttagtgtattcctcagtgggatctgaaggAAGTGGCCtttagaatttggtattggagagttgtctggcggcctccttttggtagtcagacctgttcatgatgactacagcacctcctttatcagcctctttgattataatgtcagggtggtttctgaggctgtggatggcattgcgttctgcacgacttaggttatgaggcaagcgatgttgtttttccacattttctgcctgtgcacgttggcggaagcattcaatgtataggtccagactgtcatttcgaccctcaggaggagtccatgtggagttcttcttcttgtgctgttggtgggagggtaaccgtgtatcagtgcgctgttcagtgttgtcctgaaagtattctttgagttggagatggcgaaagtaggcttccagatcgccgcagaactgtatcatgttggtgggggtggcagggcagaaagagagtccccgagataggacagacttttcttctgggctgagtgtgtggttagatacattgacgatattgctgggtgggttatgggtaccacggttgtggccccatcaCATAGATGATCCAGAAAGTGATGGGGGAGTGGAGAGGAGTGGTAAACAGGGGCAGAGCCTTGAGGGGAAAGGCCCAGAAGTGTGTGGAGCCATGACAGAAGATGTGTagcagcagtggggattttgggggaaAAGGTGGGGCAAGGGGCAAGTGTCCAGGTTTAAAAGGTGTCCAGTTACAATTAGAATTATAGTTAGAAAGGTGGCAAACCTATGTGTTAATGAGTTGTATGTACACCAATTCCATAGTACGTCAATCTGAGAAAGCTCAGTAAAACCAGGAAAGGGTTTAATGTCTCTTTGACTGCCCAGTAAGTGATTCAGGGGAGATGACCCGGCACcatgccaccagccaggtctgcATGGACCTAGGTCTCAGACCTaagagcaccaggagaaaacttttGTCCCTTTATGAGTAAAGATCTGGAGCGTCttgtcccggatctgtttggtcctcaccccgtagatgatgggatttagcatggggggcaccaggaggTACATGTTGCCAATAAAAACGTGAAAATGACGGGGTAAATTGTGCCCAAATCGGGATGTGAAGGAAGAGAAGAGAAttgggatgtaaaaggctaagatgacacagaggtgggagctgcaggtcccaaaagtcttgagccgggcgtcctttgtggggaggctgaagatggccctgaggatctggatataggacccagcaataaaaaacacatccagtCCAATACCACAGAATACCACAAAtaggccatagtaactactgatATGGGTGTCGgagcaggccagcttcaccacataCATATGCTCACAGTGTGtatgggggatgatgttggttctgcaatatggccaccgccTCGCCAGGAAGGGATAGGGTAGTGCAAGCAAGCTGACACGCAGCACGACAGCCAGGCCAATCTTGACCACCATgcggtttgtcaggatggtgaaatgtctcaggggatggcagatggctaCGTACCGATCCACAGCCATGGCCACAAAGATTCCAGACTCAATCGCTGAGAAGCAGTGAATAAAGTACAGCTGGGCAAGGCAGGCACTGAAttcaatctccctggaattgaaccagaagattgcGAGTATTTTGGGCATGGTGGATGTGGACAGGACCAGGTCAGtgacggccagcatgcagaggaaataataCATGGGttcatggaggctcggctccctctTTACGATGAAGAGGACAGTGAaattccccaagatggctatggcgtacatggtgcagaaggggatggagatccagacatgggtggcctccaggccaggaattccaagcaggatgaaggtggaggggttggtgaattcggttgtgttggaatctgacatggagcaAGAGAGAAATTGTACAATTCCGAAGCAGAATGGTGTCTCCTACTTGTACGGTATGTTCCCCTGACTTTCTGTATTTGCCCAGGGTCTAGGGTGATGATTGCAGTGGAActgcctggatggagagacaataTGAATATCAGACAGTTCATGAACTACTGGAGGCTGTTTTGATGGGAGAAGCAGATTGGTTGCTCTTTGCTcattgaaaaatgacattttcattattcagataaATTAATTATCAACAACTGAGTGTGGAGGAGTGAGAgacctgcacccccggcttcctgcggtGCACCGTGACTCTCTGCCATCCAgaaaagcagaaggtttatttagacgacaggaacacattccaagacaggtcttgcaggcccaGACAACAGTATCCTCCCCAATTAGGTCCATATTGGGGTCTCAGAGGCCCCACAGACCCCTTGGGGagtcagagccctgtctgggctcccctccattccacagccagctcctgaaacccTTCTCACCCTCCAGTGTCTCCTCCCCCCAAGCTTTTGTTCAGCTTCCAGTGCAGAGGTATTGCCTGGCCTCCCATCCCTTCCTGGGATCTCACATTACCTGTCCAGTGACTCTCCTtccagccagtctcccatcccccaatgcagatcgtcctcccaggccaacaccccccactcagcattcacaggccacagtaagaacagtcccggttcatcacatctctcccccttcAAGACCGAACTCAGCGGGGTGACTTTAGCCAGTGATCTGGGGAATTTCGAACCTACCCATGTTTCCAGGATGCCCCAACATTCCTCCCATTCCTTGGTGAGAATTACACGCATGTGAGAAGGCTTATGTGTCCCGTGCTCTTTTTCCACCCctatacccctggggttcaagctgggctggggtcttctcccAGCCTTCCAGTCTcaggggctgtgattcgggctctcttggttcagagtCCCACTTTTGACCTGGGCCTccctctggaaaggctcctctatgatgggcaaaggccctACAGCCATTTTCTCCTTCTCCCGGGTCTTCCTCCCCATCTGCCaggggtcacaggagcggcagtactgccggacatgagtaaagacctcaggccagtaaaagttccgtagcagccgctgctgggtacgccaggttccctggtgccctgagaggggaatgtcatgggcccggcagagcagctggcggcgatacttccgggtaccaccagctgcctcctgatcccccccccgactccattttccctgggggagcccattctcggtacagaaaccccttctcccacaggaaccttttccggcaacCTCCTGCCATGGTCTGTACCACACCGAGttcggccaggtcccttatcttccgcaaggagggatatTTCTGCAActtggcctggaactcagcagctgggacagggatggagaCCTGCTCTTTCTcactggctgggtctgaggctgCAGCCTCTCTGAGTCATGTCCCTGAGCGTTCCCTCCCCACTGGGTTAGGATCCTGTGCCTCGGGCAAGGTACcctccccgttgtcagggtgtcATGCTCCTTGCCGGCTCTGGCTACGGGTTATGACCAGGGCACCCTGGAAACTGCTGGGCCAGTCCTCCAGGTCCCCCAATCAACACCTCAGTGGGCAAATGCGGGTGCACCCCCATGTCCTTGGGACTCCTCCTTGTTATCCCCTGCGTGACTGTCCACAAACTTGTCGGCCAGCTGGCCCATGTGCTGTGGGTTCTTTGGCTTTTGGTCCATCagccacagcctcaggtcagatgggcactgctcatactggtgctccagtatgaataggtcaagcaggtcctctttagtttgggccccagctgtccacttgtgggcatacccctgcgcccggttggccaattgtaggtatgtgacctcacgggttttatgttgactccggaaccatctcaggagtcagcccaaactcgcggagcagggcctgtttgaaccGTTCATAGTCCCCTGACTCCGCACCTTTCATTCGGCGGTACACCTCCACGGgtgtggagtccagtaagggggtgaggaactggagcgtgtctgcagggtcaaccctgtgcagcacgtaggccgtctcaaaggccgtcaggaaggtatctatgtcctccccctccttacgccgggacAGGAAGCTCTTATGAAAGCTCTTTGTAGTCTTGGGTCCCCCCTCCTTCACCGCAGCCAGGgccccgctgctcctcagccgggacagttccagctcatgctgaCGCTGGTTCTCCTCATGCTGATGCTGTCTCCTGTTCCTCCCGCTCCtgcttcagttcttgcctccttaactcgagcgcctccctgtcatattccagccgcatccgttccagggacagggagctccgccgGGAGAATCCCCTGTTGGCTGCCGGGGTCAGGGTGCCTCGGTAttcgctgggcttcccccaacccttcccctaggtataggtgggcagggtctcggggtgtcctcggcagcagtctggcccctcccagccatgtcaggccccggggcccaggctgcacccgCCGGGCGGCTTCCCTCCATGACAGGgctcggttcacccaagcgatccttctcctccagctgggcaattagctgtTCCTTGGTTGACCTCCcagtgcgcagccccctctgcctgcataGCTCCACCAGGTCTCTTAAGGCGTttagcatacatcttcctgctgcccactcgccggcctgtgctctccgcttcccaccggttccagggaaacccctcgtgcaccagcccttcttcatgtcaccccctctctgccagggtcgagctgcagactcgtCTGCCCCTGGGACTGCTACTGCGATCCGCCGGGGGACCCTGTTATTGCAAAAATCCTTCTCTCTCCCAGGGTTGAGCGGAAAGCTCCTCCGCCCCTGAAACTGTTCCCTGCAGTCCTCAGAGGGAACCCCTTATTCCAACAGTCCTTttcgctggtcacacactcccaggggttaattgcCCCCTCAAACCGTCTCTCTCTGACTCTTCAGCACACCTGGTCCCCATCATTCCCCCTTTgctttactgctccccagtcacttactgcaggaagcgacGTCCCCGGGGTGCAGTAAATCCCACCACTCCCACCAGTTGTCACgcagtgtgggggagtcagatacctgcaccccccacttcatgcaattcaccaggactctcagccagccagtaacacaatacagaaggtttatttagccgacaggaacacagtccaagacaggtcttgcaggcacagaccacaggatcctccccaattaggtccatcttggagtcccaggagccccacatcccccttggggggtcagagccccatctgtgcctccctccattccccagccaccccccaaaaactccctctctccccccagcgtctcctcccccagcctttgttcagcttccggGGGAAGAGGTGTCACGTGGCTCCAACCCCTTCCTGGATTCTCACCTTACCTGCTCAGCGACTCTCCCTCCaaccagtctcccatcccccaatgcagatcgtcctcccaggccaacaacccccactcagcattcactgGCCACAGTAAGAACAGCCCCAGTTCATCACACAGATAAAAAGGGGAATTCTGAGCTAGGCTTTGAGAAGCGGGGAGGCTGCCTTATGCAGAGTGACTGAGAAGTCTAGGActgtttagagaagagacaaacaAGGGAGCATATGAttgaggaaaggaaagaaagactGGAGCTAATTACATTACATTCAAATTGAGAAACAGGGAAGAGTCCCCACCCAATAATATCTATAGACACTTATtgcttcaaaagggctaattcccCAAAGCTGAAGCAAATTATCAGAAAAAACTGATTGTGAGGAAAAGTTGGACAGAAAAATGGGAATGAACATTGGAAGTTCTTGAACAAGAGTTTTGGATACCCTAAAAAGTCATGATTCCACAGTCAAGAAAGTGGACAACTCTGGCTAAAAACCCACTTTagtggcaaagtgaaggcagcagtTAGGCAGGGGAGAGCTACATATAACAcatgggagaaaagaaaaatagataGCAAGCAATACAAATTAGAAGTTTTGAAAACTGATCAGGGAAGCTaaagatataaaaaaaaatccatgctggGCAGAGTTAAGGATCACAAAGAGGACGTTATTAagtatattaagaaaaaaagaaactctAGAAAATATTTAAGTGAGCTCCTAGAACGGTAAAGGAAACTTTTTAAATTTCCAGAAAAGGCAGATGTGTTCAAGAAatagttttgttctgcatttggaaagaagcagtgtGATATACTCATATCACCTCAGGCGATGAAACACTTTTCAGGCCATTAGTAGTCAAGCAGGGTGTGAAACAGCCTCTACAATAAAAAcgtagagttacaaacaccagagttacaaaaagCGACTGATAAACCACAAATTTCCTTTGGAAGCAGTAGACAATATGCAAAAGCAGAACACcctcccatctcaaaaaggaggCAAATACAGGGCAGGCCTCTGTTAAAtattaaactatttaaaaaaaagggaaatttcaaaataaaaagatttgacaaggttaGAAAACAATGCAAAAGCTGTTATGGGATTATTGAAAAAAACAGCTAGGATTATAACTAATACCAGTCAACAACATGGTCTATGGAATACAGGCTTTGTAAAATAATCTCAATTCTTTCATTATATAAGAGTTCATGTTTGGTTGATGAAGGGAACTGAGCAGATGCACTAAACCTTAATTTCTCTGAGACATTAGATTTAGTAGGGGAAAATATTCAGATAAACAAAAAACATTCTACGATATCAGTAGAGAACAcataaaatggaataaaaactaGCTAACTAAAAGATCACAGAAACCATTTGTGAATTAACTGGAGAtagaccaatctcctagaactggaagggaccttgataggtcatcatGTCCACCCCCTTGCTTTCATTAGGAGAACCATTTTTTGCTGCAAATCCCTAAggggcctcctcaaggattgagctcaaaattctgggtttagcaagc
Proteins encoded:
- the LOC123362847 gene encoding olfactory receptor 52R1-like is translated as MSDSNTTEFTNPSTFILLGIPGLEATHVWISIPFCTMYAIAILGNFTVLFIVKREPSLHEPMYYFLCMLAVTDLVLSTSTMPKILAIFWFNSREIEFSACLAQLYFIHCFSAIESGIFVAMAVDRYVAICHPLRHFTILTNRMVVKIGLAVVLRVSLLALPYPFLARRWPYCRTNIIPHTHCEHMYVVKLACSDTHISSYYGLFVVFCGIGLDVFFIAGSYIQILRAIFSLPTKDARLKTFGTCSSHLCVILAFYIPILFSSFTSRFGHNLPRHFHVFIGNMYLLVPPMLNPIIYGVRTKQIRDKTLQIFTHKGTKVFSWCS